The following is a genomic window from Plectropomus leopardus isolate mb chromosome 3, YSFRI_Pleo_2.0, whole genome shotgun sequence.
TCTGCAAACTGTTCAAAAGGCCTGTTGCATTTAGGCTATACAATTTAAtctgttatatatttttcaatctaattcattttttgtacatttaaacaTAAATCAGTTTGGTCAGCATGCCCTAGAACTATACTCAAGTTAAGTGATTTGATTGGATAAATGCAGAAACACATTAAGTTTATTTATGCTTTACTTGTTGGAGTGTGAACATCACTTCGTATCCACATTaccaattacatttttataagtGGAGACTGTGCACACAAGTGTACTGAATACTTGATTGGCATCCAATGCTTGCGAAAACTGGTCAGGTAAGTATTTTGAGAGTGAACAATTTTAAAGGTCTAGACAAGTCTGATGTTACATCAgtttaatgaattaaaactgaaaagaaataatgttATGCTGACCATTATGTATACTTCTACAGCATtctgctttgtttgtgtttttcttcttttttgtttcagattcaaaaatactatttttttccctgcttttgggtaattctttattttaatacagtgtgGGACTTAAGATATCCACTTAAGTTGAGCAATTagaatttattacaaaaatattctaCAAAATACGTTTCAGGAGATCGGTTTCTTCATTAACCCTATAATGCCAATTGTGTCATAATTAATACACTACTTTCTGCGATTTTCATGTCATCCACATAATATTACTTAAGCCTGTTTAACAGCCCATCTGCTGTCTGAAAGACTGCTGGGGGCTGCATGCCATTCACCCCATAGTGGTGCTGAACACAATGTATGTGAATGAGTTGTTAAAATATCTGCCTCAGCCAGCAGGAGCAGTGCTGAGTACAGAAGTTAACACTCACACACCTTAAGGTACCCTCTTggctaaaattacaaaaaaaaaaaaaatcaggagaaGGTTTAAGACATGATTTTAGTATGATATGGAGCATGACTGAAAGGGGACTTAAAGATATGTCCCCCCTTGGCTCTTTAGGCCCCTGTTGGTGAGTGTGTAATGATGGTGAGGTTCACTGTaagcgcgcgcgcgcacacacacacacacacacacactggacaaaCAAAATAGAACACCTTATGaagtttttcacaaaaacaaaatcatgcttacatacaacaaaattatcaattaagaaatgaaaacatctaTCTAAATAATCTCGGAAGACCATTTGTTCAAAACGTCAAATCCATTCACAACTAAATAAAAAGTGGGAACAAGATAGGTTGTGGGGATAAGACACTTGAATATAAGAGTCATCAtaaatgttattagtaacacctgtgttTTTCCCACAATCACAAATATTCGATGTGAAAAGACCCAATCAGCATGTAACTAAATATACTTTTAAACATGCAGATCATGATAACTGTTTAGAActgtaattgtaataataatcctaattctgttttttttttttgtagagaaGCCTCAGTCTTTTTACAGAAAGGCCCCCAGCGTATCGGCTCCACCTACAAGAAAGCTGTGTATAAGCAGTACACCGACGGCAGCTTCAGGACAGAAGTGATGAAGGCTGACTGGCAGGGTTACCTGGGACCCCTGTTGATGGCTGAAGAGGGAGACACAGTGGTAATCCAGCTGAGGAACTCGGCAACCAGACATTACAGCATCCACCCACATGGACTGAACTACAGCAAGAGCGACGAGGGTGGGGCACTTATGAACTGATGCACAAATCAGTCTATGGGCAGATTTACTTAAATGATAGATAtatggttttgtgtgtttgtatgtgtctcTTCAGGAGCCCTATACCCAGATGGTACTTCTGGTGTAGATATGAAGCGTGATGACTCTGTGGCCCCTGGTTCGACAGTGACATATCAGTGGACGCTTCCAGAGAGCCACAGCCCAACAAAAGAAGACAGCAATTGCCTGACCAGATTCTACCACTCCCATGTGTCCCCACCAAGGGACATCAACTCAGGACTGATTGGACCCCTTATTGTCTGTAAGAGAGGTACAGAAACCTTATTTAACCTAGTAGTATCCAATAGTGGAACTACATtcactcaaatactgtacttagGTACAATTTAGGTACTAATACTTTGATATATTTTCTGCTACTCTATATTTCTACTCCATTAGATTTCATAGAAGGCTATTGTACTTTGGAACACTAATATTAacggtccagtgtgtaagactTAGGGGGATATAtaagcagaaatggaatatgacaTAATTAGTACATTTTcatcagtgtataatcacctgaaagtaaGAATCATTGTATTTCCATTACCTTAGAATGGGccctttatatctacatactgAGCAGGCCCACTTCCtcggagtctgccatgttgttctacagccCAACATgaacaaagcaaacactggtTATAAGGAGGGCCGTTTGCATTTTCCCTTTAGCTACAGAGTTTTCCTACATGCTTAGCATACAGGAGACATTTTTGTTGACTTCAATCTACAACATCACTGCTAGACTGCAATACTTCTGAACTGTCTAGCATAGTTTAGAgcacatttgttatttaaagaCCAACATAAAACTCAAAACCTCAGTAAGCTGTTTTATCAGGAATGTGTGGTGTGATTTGAACTTATGTGATTGACTGTGACCAAACAACCCAACTGGTCGTGATTCTGTTGTTGCTAAATCCTGAtaagtgttttaaagaaatctatCTATTTGAGCCATACCCACTTCAAACCAACGGGAAGAGcgtaaagggaaaaaaaaaatcagatatctGTTATATGAAATACCCCAAACTGTTTCAACATTGACAGATGATATCTGTTCATGTACAATCCAATCATTAATAGTaatttaattgagaaaataagtTTTCAGGACTTTGCATTTTCCTGTACTAAAATGCTCTTGTCTCTCCTTTGTAGGAACTCTGGATTTACATGGAGACAGATCTGGAGATTACCTGTACGCTCTGCTGTTTATGGTGTCTGATGAGAACTTCAGCTGGTATCTTGACGACAACATCAGGACGTACATTTCACATCCTGCCCCAGGCCTGAAGGAAAACGAAGATTTCATTGAGAGCAACAAAATGCACGGTGAGGGCCGAGTATCCACATCCTCATTGACATATCCATATATAGACATACAAACACTTTTAACTCTGAATGTGGATTGCAGGTATAAACGGTTTTCTGTACGGTAATCTGCCCGGACTGAGCATGTGCCAAGGCAACAAGATCCATTGGCATATGATTGGCTTAGGCAATGAGGTAAATATTGTATTACTAATCAAAATATCTGACACCACAGGGGCATTTCTTCTTGTAATGTCCAccttttctgtttcactttttaaaaaaaaaaaataaaatctaattttccaGAACAACAACATCACCTAAATGATAGTGTACCATATTTTCCTGCAGTGTTTAAGAATATGAGTTAAGAAATATATCTTGATATATAACAACTTatttggctgataaccaatACCAATATATCTACCTTTTTCCCCATCTTATTTGAATGACTAAGTGTCTTCTGTAGTgtaattaacatcatattatgcatactcttatcctGATGATCCATGAGCAGATGAAGACATGAAATAATAAGATTTTCAATGTATGCAATacttattgtgcaaaataaatacttaaacgTATTGTGGACTtgtacatgttcattttttcaaaataaataaataaataaaatattggtttttcatATACATATGAAATCAGTATGTTGGTCGATGCAAAGTCTGCTGCAGTTTCTTTCACCAGCACCTGATTTGCAGCTCAAATGTCATTTCTCGCCAACAGGTGGACATGCATTCAGTTCATTTCCACGGCCAGATCGTAACCACTCAGAACCACCACACAGACACCGTGAGTCTCTTCCCCGCCTCCAGCACTACAGCTGAAATGACCGCTGACAACCCTGGACACTGGCTGCTGACATGCACCGTCAATGACCATTTAATGGGTGAGCTCTCTTGCTCCATTCTTCAATGAATTCTTGCAAGATGTCTTGTTACCCAACTGGAtaattgtttcatttgtttagtatttttaagtctttgttttgtggttttgtgcaGCTGGAATGCAGGCTATATTTGAGATCAAGAAGTGTTTCCCCAACGTACATAAGCCCCGACCACACGGTGAGCTCAGACAGTATTTCATTGCTGCTGAAGAGGAAGTGTGGGACTACGCTCCAACAGCACCCACTGATGGGTTGgttactgtacacacacacacagacacacacacacacacacacacacacacacacacacactggctgaTCTTGATCTTTCTGTACAAGACCTATTAATaatgtgttcttgtgtgtgtgtgtgtgtgtgtgtgtgtgtgtgtagtgaagCAGACATATTTGTAACCAAAAGTCAAAGTCGCATTGGAAGCCGCTATAAGAAGGTTCGCTATGTGGAGTACACCGACAACACCTTCTTGACAAAGATGCTACGCAGCTCAGAGGAGCAACACCTTGGAATTCTGGGTAATCAAGGCTGTCATAAAATCACATTGGTTCAGCCAAATGTtcttgtaaataaatgaaaaatgttattgattAATGGCATCTTATGTAATAGGTTAGCAAGTGGGTTAGTTTGTCTTGCTCCCCTTCTCGGGCAAAAATGACTGACTATTATTGTTATGACTATGActgattatttttgtcattgattaatgtgcagatgttttaaaaatgtattgtttagCCTAGTAAATGTCAGTAAATGATGAGAGATGCACATGACAAGCCTAGTCATCTTCAAATTACTTGTTAAATCCAGCCAACTGTCCCAAACCTGAAGATATCTGTGTCACAATGACAGAAATCAGAGagaagcagcaaattctcataTTTGAGAAGCCAGAATGTCGAACACAATTCTTGCTGTCGTCAGTCTGACTACATTTTGTGGCTATTTTGATAAGAGAATAATGTTATATTCGGACCTACCTAGCATCATCATTGTTTAATGCATCAGTTATGATAGTCTTTGGACAGTTTTAGCTTGGGCTAAGAGACTACTGCATACAGGACAGGGGTTCAACTCAAATGTGGATAAGATCTTGTAAATATGATGATCTTGACAAAATGTAATCTAATGTGATCATACCCAGCCTTTTTTTCAAGGGACTCCTTTTCTATCATTGAGTAAACTGATGACCTATGACTAAGTGGCACATTTTAatggatatttcatattcataATGGTACAGAACACATTGGTGAACAGTATATTTAATCCAAATGGTGAATGCAACCTGTGTAGAATGAGCAATggattcattttattatttcctgtgaatattgcatcagagatgagttttcctgatatttctATAaaccttttttgccatttactgtctgtattttatatttttctaatttttaacAACCTTACATACATAATAGGCTccttttttgacaaattcaggGCTCTCTCCTCTTAGATGCTTGGCCATTGTTCTATTATCTGTTTAACTGCCAACTTTTCTAAAGCAGGACAAGGCTTTTAAAGCTCAAAGTAAGGCTCTGTGAGTAGAGCTTGTGTTGAGGTGCCATTatcttgtgatatttttttcacatttatgtcTTGAATAATAAttgaaactttcaaaataaatatatttagttttattcaCTGAAATGTCAAGACATAGGGCTACTATGGTTTTTGAGAAAAGTTTCCCAAACCTCTTAAAATCAGTCTCGACTAGGGGTCACTTTGGTGGAGGTTGGAACCCTCAGGTTGGGAGCCAGTGATCTAATTGCCCTAAATTTTTTAACAACTCTatatctgtttgtgtctctaGGTCCTGTGCTGCGAGCTGAAGAGAAGGACACCATCAGAGTGGtgtttaaaaacaaagccaGCCGCCCTTACAGTATTCAACCGCATGGAGTTCAGTACAGTGTGGAGCAGGACGGGACGCTCTATCACAATGAACTGGAAGGTTAATACACGCACGTACACACGCTGTTATCAGATTCTGCACAAAAAACGtccttgtccttttttttatgtctccatctttTCTCCTCTACAATTTTTCTTCTCAGAGTCCTACACAGCAAAGAAACTGAGGGAGATAAAGAAGCAACCAAGTGAGTCGTACTACTAGTCTCAGCTAACACGCATAAATAAAAGTCTTGttcataaaactttattttaattgctgTTTTCAGGAGTGGTGACCCCTCCCCCGGCTGCTCTGGTCAGACCTGGGACCATGCACACCTATGAGTGGACGGTCCCAGAGGGTGCTGGTCCAGTTCAAGGGGAGGCTGACTGTCTGACCTATCTGTATTACTCTGGAGTGGACCCTGTGAAAGACACCCACTCTGGACTGGTTGGACCGCTCCTCATCTGTCGACCTAAATCTCTGAAGAAAGGAGTACAGGTGAGAAGAGGGCGTCAACTTATGTTTGCTCGGATCAAATGTCATTGAATCTGGTTTTTTCACGTCTCATTTGTTGGGTATTTTAGAAGTTTGTGGTCCTAAATCTGGTACTTATGTTATTTGTTGCAAGAAGGATGGAGGACAGATTCAATGAATGTCTACTGTGATAAAACCGCAATTTGACACCTTTgctcttcttttgtctttgtccttctcatgtagaaaaactacaacaaagagTTCCACCTCATGGCCACGGTGTTTGATGAAAACCTGAGCTGGTATCTGGATGACAACATCAAGACCCTCACCCCTCCTAGTACCCCTCGTACCACCCCTTTTAACAAAGAGGATGAGGGCTTTATGGAAAGCAACAAAATGCATGGTGTGTATGGCAGTTTAGATCACTTACTAAAGATGTCAATTGGTCATGCTAAGCAGAAAAAGGTTGATTAAATTCTTATTTCTATGTGTCTCTCTTTTAGCCATCAATGGTTTCGTATATAGGAACCTCCCAGGCTTGACCATGTGTAAGGGGGACAAAGTGTCATGGCACGTGTCAGGACTGGGTTCAGAGACAGACATCATCAGCCTTTACTTTCAGGGAAACCGTTTCCTCTATCGCCAGAACAGACGAGACACCATCAGTGTCTTCCCTCACATCTCACGCACAGTCACAATGGAGCCAGACAGCATGGGTATgcatctctcacacacagatacgcacaagacacacacactacctCCACAGTATTCTTGTGTGAACCTTCAGAGACATTCACAGCCTAAAAAAGGTTATTTCTTCAAGGAGGTCAATTACACACTTCAAACAGACTAGGGatataaaatgtatgtgtgtgtgacccaAACATATCCAACTTGTGTGTCTAAGGTTAATATTCCCCCCAAAAGAAAACTCTTGATAAATTGAAGTTATAGCAGTCCACGTTTTGTAACATTAACACTGATTCAAAATATTAGTTTACCAACTCTCACATAATTTGTGCAGTTTAATCATGTGCTTGTCCGTGCGTTTAAATGCGTGTATTTAGGAAGTA
Proteins encoded in this region:
- the LOC121964040 gene encoding ceruloplasmin, producing the protein MLWLGFRGVLLLCCAAACVSGTTRTYFIRIEEVNWNYAPSGMNIIQNRTLQEDEEASVFLQKGPQRIGSTYKKAVYKQYTDGSFRTEVMKADWQGYLGPLLMAEEGDTVVIQLRNSATRHYSIHPHGLNYSKSDEGALYPDGTSGVDMKRDDSVAPGSTVTYQWTLPESHSPTKEDSNCLTRFYHSHVSPPRDINSGLIGPLIVCKRGTLDLHGDRSGDYLYALLFMVSDENFSWYLDDNIRTYISHPAPGLKENEDFIESNKMHGINGFLYGNLPGLSMCQGNKIHWHMIGLGNEVDMHSVHFHGQIVTTQNHHTDTVSLFPASSTTAEMTADNPGHWLLTCTVNDHLMAGMQAIFEIKKCFPNVHKPRPHGELRQYFIAAEEEVWDYAPTAPTDGEADIFVTKSQSRIGSRYKKVRYVEYTDNTFLTKMLRSSEEQHLGILGPVLRAEEKDTIRVVFKNKASRPYSIQPHGVQYSVEQDGTLYHNELEESYTAKKLREIKKQPRVVTPPPAALVRPGTMHTYEWTVPEGAGPVQGEADCLTYLYYSGVDPVKDTHSGLVGPLLICRPKSLKKGVQKNYNKEFHLMATVFDENLSWYLDDNIKTLTPPSTPRTTPFNKEDEGFMESNKMHAINGFVYRNLPGLTMCKGDKVSWHVSGLGSETDIISLYFQGNRFLYRQNRRDTISVFPHISRTVTMEPDSMGEFEVVSATVNQYRSGMRANYTVQKCSLLQRQSEVMLHSKTYYIAAMEVDWDYSPNRTWEAEMFRGQQNPAPVFLDQQGGFIGSRYKKVVYRQFTNDKFTKQVERTADMHHLGIMGPMIHADVGDKVKVVFKNMASRPYSIHAHGVKTDTPDVHNTQPGETHNYYWYVTKNTGPTTEQEECSVSAYYSTTNVAKDLYSGLIGPLVICRRSWARSLGMKKEVEEFALLFLVFDENESWYLDENIKTNIRAPRPNLKDDETFIESNKMHSINGYMYANLVGLNMMVGDKVYWYLMGMGNDVDIHTAHWHGHSVEYKLGGGAHRTDVYELFPATFQTVKMRPQYPGTWLLHCHVTDHIKGGMEALYTVTEKPKKKGIFG